A single Mangrovimonas sp. YM274 DNA region contains:
- a CDS encoding PLD nuclease N-terminal domain-containing protein — MFQGAVLIVALIGLLLPLLALISVLRGRFNGNEKLLWALVVIFAPFIGSILYFAIGRSKRLS; from the coding sequence ATGTTTCAAGGAGCAGTTTTAATTGTGGCATTGATTGGGTTATTACTACCGTTATTGGCACTTATTAGTGTTTTAAGAGGTAGGTTTAATGGTAACGAAAAGTTGCTTTGGGCCCTTGTAGTTATATTCGCTCCATTCATTGGTTCTATTTTGTATTTCGCAATTGGACGATCTAAGCGATTATCTTAA
- a CDS encoding CDGSH iron-sulfur domain-containing protein gives MSKTKLTILSNGSVKVDGDFEIVDKEGNVYGLGGRTLVSLCRCGRSENKPFCDGSHRNNFEHEAKAFDLPPKP, from the coding sequence ATGTCTAAAACCAAACTTACTATACTTAGCAACGGTAGCGTAAAAGTAGATGGCGATTTTGAAATTGTCGATAAAGAAGGTAATGTCTACGGATTAGGAGGTCGAACTTTAGTCTCACTTTGTCGCTGTGGAAGATCGGAAAACAAACCATTTTGTGATGGCAGCCATCGCAACAATTTTGAACATGAGGCAAAAGCTTTCGATTTGCCACCTAAGCCTTAA
- a CDS encoding adenylate kinase, giving the protein MIKLHDLYFKPFVSEQELEGTVQRMVDQISEDLKDEVPVFVGILNGSFMFVSDFVKKYPKPCEVTFIKLASYEGLKSTEDIQRLIGLTQDLTGRTVVILEDIIDSGRTLAEVHRIFKNENVKKLIIATLFFKPEAYKRDFKLHYVGLEIPDKFIVGYGLDYDGLGRDLPTIYQLKTTQHMTNLVLFGPPGAGKGTQAEFLKQKYNLVHISTGDVFRYNIKNETALGMLAKSYIDKGELVPDQVTIDMLNAEVEKNADANGFLFDGFPRTNAQAEALDKLMDSKDSQINAMIALEVDDEVLVERLLERGKTSGRADDADESIIRNRIVEYYNKTAILKDYYSAQNKYFGVDGVGGIDEITNRLSAVIDKL; this is encoded by the coding sequence GTGATCAAACTTCACGACTTATACTTTAAACCATTTGTTTCAGAACAAGAATTGGAGGGGACCGTACAGCGTATGGTGGACCAAATTTCTGAAGATTTGAAGGATGAGGTGCCCGTGTTTGTTGGGATTTTAAATGGATCGTTCATGTTTGTGAGTGATTTTGTGAAAAAATACCCTAAACCATGTGAGGTGACCTTTATTAAACTGGCATCCTACGAAGGCTTGAAGTCTACCGAGGATATCCAGAGATTGATTGGCCTTACCCAGGATTTAACGGGACGTACGGTTGTAATTTTGGAAGACATTATTGATTCCGGAAGGACATTGGCAGAAGTGCACAGGATCTTTAAAAATGAGAATGTGAAAAAACTGATTATTGCCACTTTGTTCTTTAAACCGGAAGCGTACAAAAGAGATTTTAAACTTCATTATGTAGGTTTGGAAATTCCCGACAAATTTATTGTAGGCTACGGATTGGATTACGATGGATTGGGAAGGGACCTGCCTACCATATACCAATTAAAAACCACACAACACATGACAAACTTGGTACTATTTGGACCTCCAGGGGCCGGAAAAGGAACACAAGCAGAATTTTTAAAACAGAAATACAATTTGGTACACATTTCCACAGGCGATGTGTTTCGATACAACATTAAAAATGAAACAGCCTTGGGGATGTTGGCTAAGTCTTACATCGATAAAGGTGAATTGGTTCCAGACCAGGTTACTATAGACATGTTGAATGCTGAAGTTGAAAAGAATGCCGATGCCAATGGGTTTCTTTTCGATGGATTTCCACGCACCAATGCACAGGCAGAAGCTTTGGATAAGTTAATGGATAGCAAAGATTCTCAAATAAATGCTATGATTGCTTTGGAAGTTGATGATGAGGTATTGGTTGAGCGTTTGTTGGAACGCGGAAAGACTAGTGGAAGAGCTGATGATGCCGATGAAAGTATCATTAGAAACAGAATTGTGGAATACTACAATAAAACAGCCATTTTAAAAGATTACTATTCAGCTCAAAATAAATATTTTGGTGTTGACGGCGTTGGGGGTATCGATGAGATTACCAATAGATTAAGCGCGGTAATCGACAAATTATAA
- a CDS encoding sigma-70 family RNA polymerase sigma factor: MPKHQLDPTKWVVLYSDYLFNYTIARVNDREIAKDLVQEAFFSALKSMKNYKGEASERTWLISILKRKIIDYYRKSNSKKGQAEVRISYNSPTDEGDWLEERVADPFDKTAEDKLENKELGDAIHECMGKLPEKQALVFKMKTIEGMDTETICNELKITPSNLWVIIHRARTAMAACLEQNWF, from the coding sequence ATGCCAAAACACCAATTAGATCCTACCAAATGGGTTGTGCTTTACTCCGATTATCTGTTCAATTATACCATTGCTAGGGTAAACGACAGGGAAATTGCCAAAGACTTGGTACAAGAAGCGTTTTTTTCGGCATTGAAATCCATGAAAAACTACAAGGGAGAAGCTAGTGAACGCACATGGCTCATTTCAATTTTGAAGCGGAAAATTATTGATTACTATCGAAAATCAAACTCCAAAAAGGGACAGGCCGAAGTTAGGATTTCCTATAACTCGCCCACAGATGAGGGGGATTGGCTGGAGGAACGTGTAGCCGACCCTTTTGACAAAACAGCAGAGGACAAATTGGAAAATAAAGAACTGGGAGACGCCATCCACGAGTGTATGGGCAAACTCCCAGAAAAGCAAGCATTGGTCTTTAAAATGAAAACCATTGAAGGCATGGACACCGAAACTATCTGTAATGAATTAAAAATAACGCCGTCTAACCTTTGGGTTATCATCCATAGGGCCAGAACTGCAATGGCCGCATGCCTCGAACAAAATTGGTTTTGA
- the obgE gene encoding GTPase ObgE, whose product MTEGNFVDYVKIHVASGKGGQGSAHLHREKYIAKGGPDGGDGGRGGHVIIRGNSNLWTLLHLKFKRHVRAGHGENGSKARSTGADGEDMYIDVPLGTVIRDTETNKILFEITEDQEERILAEGGMGGRGNWHFKSATNQTPRYAQPGMPLEEKDVTLELKVLADVGLVGFPNAGKSTLLSVITSAKPKIADYEFTTLKPNLGIVKYRDFQTFVMADIPGIIEGAAEGKGLGHYFLRHIERNSILLFLVPADANDILEQYNILLDELRRYNPEMLDKERMIAISKCDMLDDELKAELKAELDKSLPIPYMFISSVAQQGITELKDKLWKMLNP is encoded by the coding sequence ATGACGGAAGGAAATTTTGTAGATTATGTGAAAATCCATGTGGCTTCAGGAAAAGGAGGCCAAGGGTCTGCTCATTTACATCGTGAAAAGTATATTGCCAAAGGTGGTCCCGATGGGGGTGACGGTGGTCGTGGAGGACATGTTATTATCAGAGGGAATAGCAATCTTTGGACCTTACTTCACCTAAAGTTTAAACGACACGTCCGTGCAGGACATGGAGAAAACGGAAGTAAGGCCAGAAGTACAGGTGCCGATGGAGAGGATATGTACATCGATGTGCCTTTGGGAACTGTGATACGGGATACCGAAACCAATAAAATTTTATTTGAAATCACCGAGGACCAAGAAGAAAGAATCTTGGCTGAAGGTGGTATGGGAGGTCGTGGAAACTGGCATTTTAAGTCAGCTACAAACCAAACGCCGCGCTATGCACAACCGGGAATGCCGCTTGAAGAAAAGGATGTTACCTTGGAGCTTAAGGTGCTGGCAGATGTTGGTTTGGTAGGATTTCCAAATGCAGGGAAATCTACTTTGCTGTCTGTGATTACTTCAGCTAAACCTAAAATAGCCGATTACGAATTTACCACGTTAAAGCCCAACTTGGGAATTGTGAAATATCGCGATTTCCAAACCTTTGTAATGGCTGATATTCCTGGGATTATTGAAGGAGCTGCCGAAGGGAAAGGACTAGGACATTATTTTTTACGTCATATCGAGCGAAATTCTATTTTACTGTTTTTAGTTCCTGCCGATGCCAATGATATTTTGGAGCAATACAATATTTTGTTGGATGAGTTAAGACGTTACAATCCTGAAATGTTGGATAAGGAACGTATGATAGCCATCTCAAAATGCGATATGTTGGATGATGAACTGAAAGCTGAATTGAAAGCCGAGCTTGATAAGAGTCTGCCAATTCCGTATATGTTTATTTCTTCTGTAGCTCAACAAGGTATTACCGAACTTAAAGACAAGCTATGGAAAATGCTTAATCCATAA
- a CDS encoding ScyD/ScyE family protein produces the protein MKNPLFKGVVVLLILIVFGCSSEPVSQSDAMTIEPTLNSSVADASRMEAGELMGPLFDLAVSPNNTILVADVSVGISTSQGELQFVLPGVSSIASIGNGVMWATRGGAGPNTEYSGQAIYRVGNGNTNQIANLFDFEFDNNPDGQEVDSNPYAVAATNAKEALVADAGANDLLRVDNKGNIDVVAVFPNEMVSTANAQSLVGCPEPISGFEFICDVPMMPAQAVPTSIAIGPDGYYYVGELKGFPAPAGASNIWRIAPDASGAMCGSSEDCVKFFNGGFTSIVDLVFGPDGNLYVAELDEQSWFAVEFLGTGMGGSIKMCDMETKQVTTIATGIPLLTAITFDKQGNLWATQNALIPGLAEVVQVSY, from the coding sequence ATGAAAAATCCATTATTCAAAGGAGTGGTTGTTTTACTAATCCTTATCGTTTTTGGCTGTAGCTCTGAGCCAGTATCCCAATCAGACGCAATGACTATTGAACCAACTCTCAATTCTTCTGTAGCTGATGCCAGTCGTATGGAGGCTGGAGAATTGATGGGGCCATTGTTCGATTTGGCCGTAAGTCCAAATAATACCATTTTAGTCGCCGATGTGTCAGTTGGTATTTCTACCTCGCAAGGTGAGTTGCAGTTTGTGCTTCCAGGAGTGTCATCCATAGCTTCAATAGGCAATGGTGTCATGTGGGCAACAAGAGGAGGAGCTGGGCCGAATACTGAGTATTCAGGGCAAGCAATTTACCGTGTTGGAAATGGAAATACTAACCAAATAGCTAATCTATTTGACTTTGAGTTTGATAATAACCCAGATGGTCAAGAAGTTGATTCCAACCCCTATGCGGTTGCAGCAACAAATGCGAAAGAAGCTTTGGTAGCAGATGCCGGTGCGAATGACTTACTTAGGGTTGACAATAAGGGGAACATTGATGTGGTTGCTGTATTTCCAAATGAAATGGTATCAACTGCAAATGCGCAATCCTTGGTAGGATGCCCAGAACCTATTTCGGGTTTCGAATTTATATGCGATGTTCCAATGATGCCTGCTCAGGCAGTTCCTACCTCTATAGCTATCGGTCCTGATGGTTATTATTATGTAGGAGAGTTAAAGGGGTTTCCAGCGCCGGCGGGAGCTTCCAATATCTGGCGTATTGCTCCAGATGCTTCAGGAGCCATGTGTGGCTCAAGCGAAGATTGTGTGAAGTTTTTTAACGGAGGTTTTACATCTATTGTTGATTTGGTGTTTGGCCCGGATGGGAATTTATATGTGGCCGAACTTGATGAGCAAAGCTGGTTTGCCGTTGAATTTTTAGGAACAGGAATGGGAGGTAGCATTAAGATGTGCGATATGGAAACGAAACAGGTTACTACCATTGCAACTGGTATTCCTTTACTTACAGCCATAACATTTGATAAGCAAGGTAACCTATGGGCAACACAAAATGCCTTGATACCTGGCTTGGCAGAGGTTGTACAAGTTTCCTATTAG
- a CDS encoding 5-(carboxyamino)imidazole ribonucleotide synthase, giving the protein MNLFSSEFKLGILGGGQLGKMMLYDTRKFDIATYVLDPSNEAPCKIACNQFQQGDLMDFDTVYNFGKQVDVLTFEIENVNVDALEALEKEGIKVYPASKTLRSIQNKATQKLFYRDHNIPTADFNRFAYTSEIEEAIHNGGLTLPFVWKSAQFGYDGNGVKIVREIADLKELPNVECIAETMVPFKNELAVTVARTPDGEMKVYPVVEMEFHPEANQVEYVICPARIDDKVAEKAKAVALKVSEAFQHVGLLAVEMFQTKDDEILVNEVAPRPHNSGHQTIEASYTSQFEQHLRAILNLPLGNTDNKVGGIMVNLVGAEGHTGNVVYQNIEDIMKLDGVTPHIYGKKQTRPFRKMGHVTIVNEDINEARRVAEQVKSTIKVISE; this is encoded by the coding sequence ATGAATTTATTCTCTTCTGAATTTAAACTAGGTATTCTTGGTGGTGGGCAATTGGGCAAAATGATGCTCTATGACACCAGAAAGTTTGACATTGCCACCTACGTCCTTGATCCAAGTAACGAAGCGCCTTGTAAAATTGCCTGTAACCAATTCCAACAAGGGGATTTAATGGACTTTGATACCGTTTATAACTTCGGTAAGCAGGTAGATGTTCTTACCTTTGAAATTGAAAACGTAAATGTAGATGCTCTTGAAGCCTTGGAAAAAGAAGGGATTAAAGTATACCCTGCTTCCAAAACCTTGAGAAGCATTCAAAATAAGGCTACCCAAAAACTCTTTTACAGAGACCACAACATCCCAACCGCAGATTTTAATCGGTTTGCCTACACTTCTGAAATCGAGGAAGCCATCCACAATGGAGGTCTTACCCTACCATTTGTTTGGAAAAGTGCCCAATTTGGATATGATGGAAATGGGGTGAAAATTGTTAGAGAGATAGCAGATTTGAAAGAACTTCCAAATGTGGAATGCATTGCAGAAACTATGGTGCCGTTTAAAAATGAATTGGCAGTTACCGTAGCAAGAACTCCAGATGGTGAGATGAAAGTGTATCCTGTAGTAGAAATGGAATTTCACCCAGAAGCGAATCAAGTGGAGTATGTTATCTGTCCAGCAAGGATAGACGATAAAGTAGCCGAAAAAGCTAAGGCCGTAGCCTTAAAAGTATCGGAGGCCTTTCAACATGTGGGGCTATTGGCTGTAGAGATGTTCCAAACAAAAGATGACGAGATTTTAGTGAACGAAGTAGCGCCAAGACCTCACAATTCTGGACACCAAACCATTGAGGCTAGCTACACCTCGCAATTTGAGCAACACCTTAGAGCCATCCTAAATTTGCCTTTAGGAAACACCGATAATAAAGTTGGCGGAATTATGGTTAATTTAGTAGGTGCTGAAGGTCATACTGGAAATGTCGTCTACCAAAACATTGAAGACATCATGAAATTGGACGGTGTGACCCCGCATATTTATGGCAAAAAGCAAACCCGACCGTTTAGAAAGATGGGACATGTTACCATTGTAAATGAAGATATCAATGAAGCAAGAAGGGTTGCCGAACAAGTAAAAAGTACAATAAAAGTAATAAGCGAATAA
- the purE gene encoding 5-(carboxyamino)imidazole ribonucleotide mutase — MSKVGIIMGSKSDLPVMQDAIDILKGFDIEVEVDIVSAHRTPEKLFDYGKNAHTRGFSVIIAGAGGAAHLPGMIASLSPLPVIGVPVKSSNSIDGWDSVLSILQMPGGVPVATVALNGAKNAGILAAQIIGSSDKCVLDKIMVYKEGLKAAVIESAKNL; from the coding sequence ATGAGTAAAGTAGGAATCATCATGGGAAGTAAGAGCGACCTGCCAGTAATGCAGGACGCTATTGATATTTTAAAAGGATTCGACATTGAAGTTGAAGTGGATATTGTCTCCGCTCACCGCACACCTGAAAAACTATTCGACTATGGCAAAAATGCCCATACCAGAGGGTTTTCTGTAATCATTGCAGGTGCAGGTGGCGCAGCCCATTTACCGGGAATGATTGCGTCCTTATCGCCACTTCCTGTTATTGGAGTTCCTGTAAAAAGTAGCAATTCTATAGATGGTTGGGATTCTGTACTGTCTATTTTGCAAATGCCAGGCGGTGTACCTGTGGCAACTGTAGCTTTAAACGGCGCCAAAAATGCCGGCATCTTGGCAGCACAAATTATTGGAAGCTCCGATAAATGTGTCCTGGATAAAATTATGGTTTACAAAGAAGGCCTTAAAGCAGCCGTAATAGAGTCGGCGAAAAACCTATAA
- a CDS encoding M3 family metallopeptidase, with product MNILNKPFDTPFNTAPFSKIKTEDFLPAFKEGIAQAKAEIDAITANPEAPSFENTVEALDFSGEQLDRISSIFFNLNSAETNDEIQKIAQEVSPLLSEFSNDITLNEALFKRIKAVYEMKDELELTTEQRTLLDKKYKSFSRNGANLPEDKKQQLREIDKKLSQLKLKFGENVLAETNNFEMVITNEDDLDGLPEGAKEAAKQLAESKNVEGWIITLDYPSYIPFMTYASNRELRKKLAVAFGAKAFKNDALDNQENVLEIAKLRYQRANLLGYKTHAHFVLEERMAKTPDNVNKFLHELLDKAKPAAEREFANLQEFAKELDGIEVLQKWDSSYYSEKLKQKLFDLDDEKLKPYFKLENVIDGAFTVAQKLYGLHFEEIHDIDKYHAEVLTYKVTNEQGDLIAIFYADFFPRPGKRNGAWMTSYKPQFRKDGANERPHISIVCNFTKPTKSKPSLLTFNEVTTLFHEFGHALHGMLADTTYPSLSGTSVFWDFVELPSQVLENWCYEKEALELFAKHYETGELIPMELVNKIKESATFHEGMHTLRQLSFGLLDMSWHGQDPSPITNVKKHEIEAFESTRLYPDVPENSMSTSFSHIFQGGYSSGYYSYKWAEVLDADAFEYFTEQGIFNKQVAQKFMDNILSRGGTEDPMTLYKRFRGKEPQPEALLRRAGLIEKQ from the coding sequence ATGAATATTCTCAACAAGCCTTTTGATACGCCATTCAATACTGCCCCATTTTCAAAAATAAAAACCGAAGATTTCCTCCCAGCCTTTAAGGAAGGAATTGCTCAGGCTAAAGCTGAAATCGATGCCATTACCGCTAACCCGGAAGCGCCATCATTTGAAAATACTGTGGAAGCTTTGGATTTTTCAGGAGAACAATTGGATCGTATTTCAAGTATTTTTTTCAACTTAAATTCTGCTGAAACCAATGACGAAATTCAAAAAATAGCGCAAGAGGTTTCTCCCTTACTTTCAGAATTCAGTAATGACATCACTTTAAACGAAGCGCTTTTTAAGCGTATCAAAGCTGTTTATGAGATGAAAGACGAATTGGAGTTGACGACGGAGCAGCGCACCTTATTAGACAAAAAATATAAAAGTTTTTCAAGAAACGGGGCCAACTTACCCGAAGACAAAAAGCAACAACTACGAGAAATTGACAAGAAATTAAGTCAACTTAAATTGAAGTTTGGCGAAAATGTTCTTGCTGAAACCAATAATTTCGAAATGGTCATTACCAATGAAGACGATTTGGATGGACTGCCGGAAGGTGCGAAAGAAGCTGCCAAACAATTGGCGGAATCAAAAAACGTAGAGGGCTGGATCATTACTTTGGATTACCCTAGCTACATTCCGTTTATGACCTATGCTAGCAATAGGGAATTACGCAAAAAATTAGCTGTTGCCTTTGGAGCGAAAGCATTTAAAAACGATGCGTTGGACAATCAAGAAAATGTATTGGAAATTGCAAAACTTCGCTACCAACGCGCCAATCTCTTAGGCTATAAAACCCATGCTCATTTTGTTTTGGAAGAACGTATGGCCAAAACGCCAGACAACGTCAACAAATTCCTTCACGAATTACTAGACAAAGCCAAACCTGCAGCTGAAAGGGAATTTGCCAATCTACAGGAATTTGCCAAAGAATTAGACGGCATTGAAGTACTTCAAAAATGGGATTCTTCTTATTATTCTGAAAAATTGAAGCAAAAACTATTCGATTTGGATGACGAGAAATTAAAACCGTACTTCAAATTAGAAAATGTTATTGATGGTGCTTTTACCGTGGCTCAAAAACTTTACGGACTTCATTTTGAAGAAATTCATGACATTGACAAATACCACGCCGAGGTTCTTACCTATAAAGTTACTAATGAGCAAGGTGACTTAATTGCTATTTTCTACGCCGACTTTTTCCCTAGACCAGGAAAAAGAAACGGTGCTTGGATGACTTCATATAAGCCTCAATTCAGGAAAGATGGTGCTAATGAAAGACCTCACATTTCCATTGTATGTAACTTTACAAAACCAACAAAAAGCAAACCTTCATTACTAACCTTTAATGAAGTAACCACCTTGTTCCACGAATTTGGTCATGCTCTTCATGGTATGTTGGCTGACACGACATATCCTAGCCTATCTGGAACCAGTGTATTTTGGGATTTTGTAGAACTTCCAAGCCAAGTTTTGGAAAACTGGTGTTATGAAAAAGAAGCTTTGGAGTTGTTTGCCAAACATTACGAAACAGGCGAGTTAATCCCCATGGAATTGGTGAATAAAATTAAGGAATCAGCCACTTTCCACGAAGGTATGCACACCCTAAGGCAATTAAGTTTTGGACTTTTAGACATGAGCTGGCATGGTCAAGACCCATCCCCAATTACCAATGTAAAGAAACACGAAATCGAAGCTTTTGAAAGCACTAGACTCTACCCTGATGTTCCTGAAAACTCTATGAGTACGTCTTTTTCACATATTTTCCAAGGGGGTTACTCATCAGGATACTACAGTTACAAATGGGCCGAAGTTTTGGATGCTGATGCTTTTGAATATTTCACCGAGCAAGGTATTTTTAATAAACAGGTTGCCCAAAAGTTCATGGACAACATTTTATCTCGAGGTGGTACTGAAGATCCAATGACACTATACAAGCGTTTTAGAGGCAAAGAACCACAACCAGAAGCTCTTTTAAGAAGAGCTGGTTTAATAGAAAAGCAATAG
- the gcvP gene encoding aminomethyl-transferring glycine dehydrogenase gives MNTNAFALRHIGPREEDQKMMLETIGVDSLDQLIYETIPDDIRLQKDLKLAAPMTENEYLNHIHELSNKNKVYKTYIGLGYHPTILPAVIQRNILENPGWYTAYTPYQAEIAQGRLEALLNFQTMVSDLTGMELANASLLDESTAAAEAMSLLFAVRSRDQKKAGVNKFFVSELILPQTLSLLETRALPIGVELVIGNEEEFDFSSNFFGAILQYPGKDGQVTDIKTFIEKAQLAQIKVAVAADILSLVKLEAPGKFGADVVVGTTQRFGVPMGYGGPHAAYFATKEAYKRDIPGRIIGVTKDTNGNRALRMALQTREQHIKRDKATSNICTAQVLLAVMAGMYAVYHGPKGLEFIANKVHHSAASLAAALEELGYKQLNTSFFDTLQIEAKSKKIKSIAKDHKVNFFYPNKHTVTISINETTSLSDVNEIIEIFAKATKKKTIKLTSLEETNHITEGLERTSDFLTLDVFNKYHSETELMRYIKSLERKDLSLNHSMISLGSCTMKLNAAAEMLPLSWAKWANIHPFVPAKQAKGYLTMLKSLEDQLTEITGFAGTSLQPNSGAQGEFAGLMVIKAYHESRGDHHRNICLIPSSAHGTNPASAVMAGMKVVVTKSTDKGNIDVDDLREKAELHKDNLSCIMVTYPSTHGVYESAIKEITQIIHDNGGQVYMDGANMNAQVGLTNPGNIGADVCHLNLHKTFAIPHGGGGPGVGPICVAEQLAPFLPGNPLVKTGGKKAITAISAAPYGSALVCLISYGYIKMLGAEGVTAATKAAILNANYIKSRLQGSFDTLYSGECGRAAHEMIVDCRAFKANGIEVTDIAKRLMDYGFHAPTVSFPVAGTLMIEPTESESKEEMDRFCDAMISIKNEIDQVTKDDTNNVLKNAPHTMEMLTSDEWLFPYTREEAAFPLDYVKHNKFWPTVRRVDDAFGDRNLICTCAPIEEYMDA, from the coding sequence ATGAATACAAATGCTTTCGCTTTGCGTCACATTGGTCCAAGAGAGGAAGACCAAAAAATGATGTTGGAAACAATAGGTGTAGACTCTTTAGACCAACTCATTTACGAAACTATTCCGGATGATATTCGATTACAAAAAGATTTGAAGCTTGCGGCTCCAATGACAGAAAACGAATACCTCAACCATATTCATGAACTTTCTAATAAAAATAAAGTTTACAAAACATATATTGGTTTAGGTTACCACCCTACCATTCTCCCGGCTGTTATACAACGTAACATTTTAGAGAACCCAGGATGGTATACTGCCTACACACCGTACCAAGCAGAAATTGCCCAAGGTAGATTGGAAGCGCTACTTAACTTCCAAACCATGGTAAGCGACCTTACAGGTATGGAACTTGCCAATGCTTCTTTATTGGATGAAAGTACTGCTGCTGCTGAAGCTATGAGTTTGTTGTTTGCGGTGCGTTCTAGAGATCAAAAGAAAGCAGGCGTTAACAAATTCTTTGTTTCCGAGTTAATTTTACCTCAAACCCTATCGCTACTTGAAACCCGTGCCTTACCAATTGGTGTGGAATTAGTGATTGGTAACGAAGAGGAATTCGACTTCTCTTCAAATTTCTTTGGTGCCATTTTACAGTACCCAGGAAAAGACGGTCAGGTTACAGATATCAAAACTTTTATTGAAAAAGCACAATTAGCTCAAATTAAAGTAGCCGTTGCTGCCGATATTTTGAGTTTGGTAAAATTGGAAGCTCCAGGGAAATTTGGTGCCGATGTTGTGGTAGGGACCACTCAACGTTTTGGAGTACCAATGGGATATGGAGGACCTCACGCTGCGTACTTTGCAACCAAAGAAGCTTACAAGCGTGATATTCCTGGACGTATTATTGGGGTAACCAAAGATACCAACGGAAACAGAGCTCTACGTATGGCCCTTCAAACTCGTGAGCAGCACATCAAGCGTGATAAAGCTACTTCTAACATCTGTACTGCGCAAGTACTTTTGGCTGTTATGGCTGGGATGTACGCTGTGTACCACGGACCAAAAGGTTTGGAATTTATCGCCAATAAAGTGCACCACTCTGCTGCTAGCTTAGCTGCTGCTTTAGAAGAATTAGGTTATAAGCAATTAAACACAAGTTTCTTTGATACGCTTCAAATTGAAGCCAAATCCAAAAAGATTAAGTCAATAGCTAAAGACCATAAGGTTAATTTCTTCTACCCAAACAAGCACACCGTAACTATTTCAATTAACGAGACAACCTCTTTGAGCGATGTCAATGAAATTATTGAAATTTTTGCCAAGGCTACCAAAAAGAAAACAATCAAATTAACTTCTTTAGAAGAAACAAATCATATTACTGAAGGTCTTGAAAGAACCTCAGACTTTTTAACTCTAGATGTTTTTAACAAATATCATTCTGAAACAGAATTGATGCGTTACATCAAATCTTTGGAGCGTAAAGACCTTTCTTTAAATCATTCCATGATCTCTTTGGGATCATGTACCATGAAACTTAATGCTGCCGCAGAAATGCTTCCTTTAAGTTGGGCTAAATGGGCCAATATCCACCCTTTTGTTCCTGCTAAACAAGCCAAAGGATACCTTACAATGTTAAAGTCTCTTGAAGACCAGTTAACTGAAATTACAGGATTTGCAGGCACATCATTACAACCAAACTCTGGAGCTCAAGGAGAATTTGCCGGTCTTATGGTTATCAAGGCCTACCATGAATCTCGTGGAGACCACCACAGAAATATCTGTTTGATTCCATCTTCTGCACACGGTACTAACCCGGCAAGTGCAGTAATGGCTGGAATGAAAGTGGTAGTTACAAAATCTACAGACAAAGGAAATATAGATGTAGATGATTTACGTGAAAAAGCTGAATTGCACAAGGACAACCTTTCTTGTATCATGGTAACCTACCCTTCCACGCATGGAGTTTACGAATCTGCCATTAAGGAAATCACACAAATTATCCACGACAACGGAGGTCAGGTGTATATGGATGGAGCCAACATGAACGCCCAAGTTGGACTTACCAACCCAGGTAATATTGGTGCAGACGTTTGTCACTTAAACTTACATAAAACATTTGCTATTCCTCACGGAGGTGGCGGACCAGGTGTTGGCCCTATTTGTGTTGCGGAGCAATTGGCACCATTCCTTCCAGGAAACCCATTGGTAAAAACTGGAGGTAAAAAAGCCATTACGGCAATTTCTGCTGCACCTTATGGCTCGGCTTTAGTATGTTTGATTTCTTATGGTTACATTAAAATGTTAGGAGCTGAAGGCGTTACTGCCGCTACAAAAGCTGCCATCTTAAATGCCAACTATATCAAGTCTCGCTTGCAAGGAAGTTTTGACACCTTATATTCAGGAGAATGTGGACGTGCCGCTCACGAAATGATTGTAGACTGTCGTGCCTTTAAAGCCAATGGCATTGAAGTAACGGATATTGCAAAACGTTTGATGGACTACGGTTTCCATGCTCCTACAGTATCATTCCCTGTAGCAGGGACCTTAATGATCGAGCCAACAGAAAGTGAAAGCAAAGAAGAAATGGATCGTTTCTGTGATGCCATGATTTCAATTAAAAATGAAATTGATCAAGTTACTAAAGACGATACCAACAACGTTCTTAAAAATGCACCTCACACCATGGAGATGTTGACATCGGATGAATGGTTATTCCCATATACCCGTGAAGAGGCTGCTTTCCCATTGGATTATGTAAAGCACAATAAGTTCTGGCCTACGGTAAGACGTGTAGATGACGCCTTTGGAGACAGAAATCTTATTTGTACTTGTGCGCCTATTGAAGAGTACATGGATGCCTAA